One part of the Salinivirga cyanobacteriivorans genome encodes these proteins:
- the era gene encoding GTPase Era produces the protein MTHKAGFVNILGNPNVGKSTLMNKLVGEKLSIITNKSQTTRHRIMGIVNGEDFQIVYSDTPGIIKPNYRLQKSMMHFVDTAIEDADIILYMTDVVEDPEKNKISIDRIARQKKPTLVLINKIDQTNQIELESLVEKWAEKLPEASILPIAAKHKLHIDKVFDYIMHHLPEGDPYFPKDELTDRSLRFFASEIVREKILLYYKQEVPYSVEVEITSYKEDKRIAHIEGNIYVSRESQKGILIGHQGEKLKKVGTAARKDIEEFLGKKVFLELFVKVDPEWRDNDKKLRKFGYIE, from the coding sequence ATGACGCATAAGGCAGGGTTCGTCAATATTTTGGGTAACCCGAACGTGGGTAAATCAACCTTGATGAACAAATTGGTGGGCGAAAAACTCTCCATAATTACAAATAAATCGCAAACAACCCGGCACAGAATTATGGGTATTGTGAATGGCGAGGATTTCCAGATTGTTTATTCCGATACACCCGGTATAATAAAACCAAACTATCGCCTCCAAAAATCTATGATGCATTTTGTAGATACTGCGATAGAGGATGCCGACATCATACTCTACATGACTGATGTGGTTGAAGATCCTGAAAAAAACAAGATCAGTATTGACCGCATAGCGCGACAAAAAAAACCTACGCTGGTATTGATCAATAAAATTGATCAAACCAATCAGATAGAGCTGGAATCGCTTGTGGAAAAATGGGCCGAAAAATTACCCGAGGCATCTATTCTGCCAATTGCCGCGAAGCACAAGCTGCATATCGACAAAGTGTTCGATTATATTATGCATCATTTGCCTGAAGGTGACCCGTATTTTCCAAAAGATGAGCTCACAGACCGTTCGCTCAGGTTTTTTGCTTCCGAAATTGTAAGAGAAAAAATATTGCTTTACTACAAGCAGGAGGTACCTTATTCTGTCGAGGTAGAAATTACGTCATATAAAGAAGATAAGCGCATTGCCCACATCGAAGGAAACATATATGTTTCCAGGGAATCTCAAAAAGGGATTTTAATCGGTCATCAGGGCGAGAAACTCAAAAAAGTTGGCACAGCCGCACGAAAAGACATTGAAGAATTTCTGGGTAAAAAAGTTTTTCTTGAACTATTTGTCAAAGTAGATCCTGAATGGCGGGATAACGACAAAAAACTCAGGAAATTTGGTTACATCGAATAA
- a CDS encoding ABC-F family ATP-binding cassette domain-containing protein codes for MSFIQVENVGKSFGERTLFKTISFSLEKGDKTALIAKNGTGKTTLLRMTAGLETCDTGQVVMEKNIRVSFLPQEPVFKANHTLLDAVLEQCSKNKQVIKDYEEALITGDENAINKAIAQMDANEAWDMETRLRQILGNLGLENFNQPVKQLSGGERKRLSIAAAFIDSPDFLILDEPTNHLDLKSIEWLEQHLMTANTTMLMVTHDRYFLDSVCNRILELDQEGIHAYSGNFDYFLEKRKERYETMAQQTQKAQSKLKTEIEWANRMPKARGTKAKFRLDGVDKLKTEARQTKEDDLKIQSASRRQGKKVINLHNIHKSFDEKQLINDFSYDFQRQEKVGIVGENGTGKTTLLNIIAGDLTPDIGELDYGETIKIAYYRQEGMQFDEQKRVIDIAREVAEVVYLGNGQTLAVERFLNQFLFPNEMHYQRVHKLSGGEKRRLYLLTVLMTNPNFLMLDEPTNDLDIMTLGVLEEYLESFTGSVLVVSHDRYFMDRIVDHLFVFDQKGDIKDFPGNYSQLRENQESQKKKDSEKVKKSKQKKSESIKKEKQKLSYKEQKELEQLDKDIADLSEQKATLEKALESPEADPDKITKNSRLYELVNDELETKELRWLELSDLQEQLAQKSKK; via the coding sequence ATGAGCTTTATCCAGGTTGAAAATGTAGGGAAATCTTTTGGCGAACGCACACTATTCAAAACAATATCTTTCTCACTGGAGAAGGGAGATAAAACAGCCTTAATTGCCAAAAACGGCACAGGGAAAACAACCCTGCTAAGAATGACTGCTGGTCTTGAAACATGCGATACAGGCCAGGTTGTAATGGAAAAAAACATTCGTGTGAGTTTCCTACCCCAGGAGCCTGTTTTTAAAGCCAACCACACCCTTTTGGATGCTGTGCTGGAGCAGTGCTCAAAAAACAAACAGGTAATTAAAGATTACGAAGAAGCCCTGATTACCGGAGACGAAAACGCCATTAATAAAGCAATTGCTCAAATGGATGCCAATGAAGCCTGGGATATGGAAACCCGACTAAGGCAAATATTAGGCAATTTAGGACTTGAAAATTTTAACCAACCCGTAAAGCAGCTATCCGGAGGTGAACGTAAACGCCTGTCTATAGCTGCAGCATTTATAGATTCCCCCGATTTCCTGATACTTGATGAACCTACCAACCACCTTGACCTAAAGAGCATTGAGTGGCTGGAGCAGCATCTTATGACCGCAAATACCACCATGCTCATGGTAACACACGATCGGTATTTTCTCGATAGCGTGTGCAACCGAATTCTTGAACTAGACCAAGAAGGTATTCATGCATACAGTGGCAATTTCGATTACTTCCTTGAAAAAAGGAAAGAACGTTATGAAACCATGGCTCAACAAACGCAGAAAGCTCAAAGTAAACTTAAAACAGAGATTGAATGGGCCAACAGAATGCCTAAGGCAAGAGGTACTAAAGCAAAATTTCGTCTGGATGGTGTCGATAAACTAAAAACAGAGGCCAGACAAACAAAAGAAGATGACCTGAAAATTCAAAGTGCCTCAAGAAGACAGGGAAAAAAAGTCATTAACCTGCACAACATTCATAAAAGTTTTGATGAAAAACAACTCATCAACGATTTCTCCTACGACTTTCAAAGACAGGAGAAAGTAGGAATTGTGGGCGAAAACGGAACAGGAAAAACCACCTTACTAAATATTATTGCCGGCGATCTCACGCCCGATATAGGTGAGCTGGACTACGGCGAAACCATAAAAATAGCATACTACAGACAGGAAGGTATGCAATTCGATGAACAAAAACGGGTTATAGATATTGCAAGAGAAGTAGCCGAAGTAGTTTACCTCGGAAATGGGCAAACACTTGCTGTTGAGCGATTTCTGAACCAATTCCTGTTTCCAAATGAAATGCATTATCAACGGGTGCACAAGTTAAGTGGAGGCGAAAAAAGGCGCTTATATTTACTAACTGTGCTTATGACCAACCCCAACTTCCTGATGCTCGATGAACCTACCAACGATCTGGATATCATGACACTTGGAGTACTTGAGGAGTACCTGGAATCATTCACAGGTTCAGTGCTGGTGGTCTCGCACGACCGTTATTTCATGGACCGCATTGTAGATCACCTATTCGTTTTTGACCAAAAGGGAGACATAAAAGATTTCCCGGGCAACTATTCACAGCTTAGAGAAAACCAGGAATCTCAGAAGAAAAAAGATTCTGAAAAAGTAAAAAAAAGCAAGCAAAAGAAGTCTGAAAGTATTAAAAAAGAGAAACAGAAATTATCATATAAAGAACAAAAAGAACTGGAACAACTTGATAAGGATATAGCTGACTTAAGCGAACAAAAAGCAACATTGGAAAAAGCCCTTGAAAGCCCTGAAGCTGATCCCGATAAAATTACTAAAAACTCCAGATTGTATGAGCTGGTGAATGATGAGCTGGAAACAAAAGAGCTCCGCTGGCTCGAGTTATCAGATTTACAGGAGCAGTTAGCACAGAAGTCAAAAAAATAA
- a CDS encoding response regulator yields METRKKILVVDDSSTSTFLMESFFEENGYIVSIAEDGNKAIEKVQKQIPDAIFLDLMMPKKSGFDVLTEIKQNDETKHVPVIIISAKTEQDDIQKAKALGAVEYLYKPIDIEYALNLLHKLEI; encoded by the coding sequence ATGGAGACAAGAAAAAAAATATTGGTCGTAGACGACTCTTCAACCAGCACCTTTTTAATGGAAAGCTTCTTTGAAGAAAATGGTTATATTGTAAGTATAGCAGAGGATGGCAACAAGGCCATAGAGAAAGTTCAAAAACAAATACCCGATGCCATTTTTCTGGACTTAATGATGCCCAAAAAATCGGGCTTTGATGTTTTAACAGAAATAAAACAAAACGACGAAACCAAACATGTGCCAGTTATCATAATAAGTGCAAAAACAGAACAGGATGATATTCAAAAAGCGAAAGCGCTGGGTGCAGTTGAGTATTTATACAAACCGATAGATATTGAATATGCATTAAATCTGTTGCACAAACTTGAAATCTAA
- a CDS encoding Crp/Fnr family transcriptional regulator — MLKDLFKEKHLINYSKGETLCKQGAIANQLLLIENGYAKIYIEHKSKNIILRILSAGDFIGLHNLFHEEIYSFSVAAIAACSVRSISFAELHNHLTQNADLNNEVIGDINAYTSGYFNRFISLTQKQLHGRLADAIIHLAEEVYQSHDFELHLSRKDIADFTGMSTESAIRIIKEFHNDKIIELYGKRLKIVSMKLLRKLSDFG; from the coding sequence ATGTTGAAAGACCTGTTTAAAGAAAAGCACCTGATAAATTATAGCAAGGGCGAAACACTTTGCAAGCAGGGGGCAATAGCTAATCAATTACTTTTAATTGAGAATGGCTATGCTAAAATATATATTGAGCATAAAAGCAAAAACATAATTCTACGAATTTTAAGCGCAGGGGATTTCATTGGGCTTCATAACCTTTTTCATGAAGAGATTTACAGTTTTTCTGTCGCTGCTATTGCTGCATGTAGTGTGAGGTCAATAAGTTTTGCAGAACTGCATAACCATTTAACGCAAAATGCTGATTTGAATAATGAGGTTATTGGGGATATTAACGCTTATACATCAGGATATTTTAACAGATTTATCAGTTTAACACAAAAGCAATTACATGGCCGTCTGGCTGATGCTATTATTCATTTGGCAGAGGAAGTTTATCAAAGCCATGATTTTGAATTACATTTGAGCCGGAAAGACATAGCTGATTTTACCGGTATGTCGACAGAAAGCGCCATACGAATCATCAAAGAATTTCATAACGATAAAATTATTGAGCTGTATGGCAAGCGGTTAAAAATAGTCAGTATGAAGCTGTTAAGAAAGTTGAGTGATTTTGGGTAA
- a CDS encoding IMPACT family protein, translated as MEDFDLYRTIEGASQGVFKDKGSKFYAFAYPIETEDEFKANLSYLKKKYHDARHHVYAFRLGADKKTYRSSDDGEPANSSGPPVMGQIQSYKLTNIMIVVIRYFGGTKLGIPGLINAYKSAAADALEQAKIIKKTEKKIVAVHFEYPDMNLIMRFIKEENLEVVEQDFQLSCTIKLNVRKRDVENVIERVNKLEKATAEIL; from the coding sequence ATGGAAGATTTTGATTTATACCGCACTATTGAAGGTGCTTCTCAGGGAGTTTTTAAGGATAAAGGCAGTAAATTTTATGCATTTGCTTACCCGATTGAAACCGAAGATGAGTTTAAAGCAAACCTGAGCTACCTAAAGAAAAAATACCACGATGCAAGGCACCACGTCTATGCATTCCGATTGGGTGCCGATAAAAAAACGTATCGGTCAAGTGACGATGGAGAACCGGCAAATTCTTCGGGTCCACCTGTAATGGGGCAAATTCAATCTTACAAGCTGACCAATATTATGATTGTGGTAATTCGGTATTTTGGTGGTACCAAACTTGGTATTCCGGGACTCATTAATGCCTACAAATCTGCAGCAGCCGATGCCCTGGAGCAGGCTAAAATTATTAAAAAAACTGAAAAAAAGATTGTGGCAGTGCATTTCGAATATCCTGACATGAATCTTATAATGCGGTTTATTAAAGAGGAAAATCTTGAGGTTGTAGAGCAGGATTTTCAATTGAGTTGCACAATAAAATTAAATGTGCGAAAAAGAGATGTGGAGAATGTGATTGAACGAGTGAATAAACTTGAAAAAGCAACAGCAGAAATTTTATAA
- a CDS encoding class I SAM-dependent methyltransferase, giving the protein MKPLRLRGKSKGLFFVLRLDRFIPGRILNFFAHMAALSKWIAKNKKGTFHDFYSWKFSYNKREDLYEHVIKQQNLDTDIDYLEFGVAAGKSFKWWINRISHENARFYGFDTFTGLPEAWGPFKKGDMANGNKPPEIDDNRHEYFTGLFQQTLLPFLSNYKSNKRKVIHMDADLYSATLYVLTLITPYLKPGDVLFFDEFNVPLHEFKAFTEWSKSFYINYEVLGGVNNFYQAAFLIK; this is encoded by the coding sequence ATGAAACCACTCAGACTTCGGGGAAAATCAAAAGGACTATTTTTCGTATTAAGGTTAGACAGGTTTATTCCCGGAAGAATTCTGAACTTTTTTGCGCATATGGCAGCACTCTCAAAATGGATTGCAAAAAATAAAAAAGGTACATTTCATGATTTCTATTCATGGAAATTCTCTTACAATAAAAGAGAAGATTTGTATGAGCACGTCATAAAACAGCAAAACCTGGATACCGATATCGATTATCTTGAATTTGGTGTTGCCGCCGGTAAGTCATTTAAATGGTGGATTAATCGAATTTCACATGAAAATGCCCGTTTTTATGGCTTCGACACATTTACAGGTCTACCCGAAGCCTGGGGACCATTCAAAAAGGGCGACATGGCCAATGGCAATAAGCCACCCGAAATCGATGACAACCGGCATGAATACTTTACAGGACTCTTTCAGCAAACCCTCTTACCTTTTTTAAGTAACTATAAATCAAACAAACGTAAAGTAATACACATGGATGCAGATTTGTATTCTGCTACATTGTATGTATTAACATTAATTACCCCTTACCTCAAACCGGGTGACGTTCTGTTTTTCGACGAATTTAATGTACCACTCCATGAATTTAAAGCCTTTACAGAATGGAGTAAATCTTTTTATATAAATTATGAGGTTTTGGGTGGGGTAAATAATTTTTACCAGGCTGCTTTTTTAATCAAATAG
- a CDS encoding class I SAM-dependent methyltransferase, whose product MNKTDTITKCLSCDSTHLKAFTTTKAQMHHNEETFTFVKCNNCGLIMLNPRVAQESLHEYYSDYYLPFRGPSAWGQYAPLVAKNLGKTDKKRVKIAKSAVSIDQNSTVLDVGCGKPTFLKKLQEATGARCKGIDFTDEGWKTETDTYRNIDLEVAEFHQFSASKPFDLITMWHYLEHDYQPKATLKRMKQVAHPETRMLIEVPNFGSWTRKLQRQHWEGYHTPRHTAVYTPETITKLLENSGWQVEKIKPYGTLDPYPLFWMGRQEKRGIDWSQSMEKKFVGFVAGMLLTAPIFMLKKWLPAGIMTIVARPAL is encoded by the coding sequence ATGAATAAAACCGATACTATAACTAAGTGTTTATCATGCGATAGTACCCATTTAAAGGCTTTTACAACTACAAAGGCACAGATGCACCATAATGAAGAGACATTTACCTTTGTCAAATGTAATAACTGTGGTTTGATAATGCTCAATCCGCGTGTAGCGCAGGAGAGTTTACATGAATATTATTCAGATTATTATTTACCATTTCGCGGGCCATCGGCATGGGGGCAATATGCCCCTCTTGTGGCTAAGAATTTGGGAAAAACCGATAAAAAGCGGGTGAAGATAGCAAAGAGCGCGGTTTCAATTGACCAAAACAGCACTGTTTTGGATGTGGGATGCGGGAAACCTACCTTTTTAAAGAAATTACAAGAGGCTACAGGTGCCAGGTGTAAAGGCATTGATTTTACTGATGAGGGCTGGAAAACTGAAACTGATACCTACCGGAATATTGATTTGGAAGTGGCGGAGTTTCATCAGTTTTCTGCAAGTAAACCATTCGATTTAATTACCATGTGGCATTATTTGGAGCATGATTATCAACCGAAAGCAACTCTAAAGCGCATGAAGCAGGTGGCCCACCCGGAAACCCGTATGCTGATAGAGGTCCCCAATTTCGGTTCATGGACAAGAAAGTTACAGAGACAACATTGGGAGGGTTACCACACCCCTCGCCACACAGCTGTCTATACTCCTGAAACAATAACCAAACTCCTTGAAAATAGTGGCTGGCAGGTTGAAAAGATAAAGCCTTATGGCACATTAGATCCTTATCCCCTCTTTTGGATGGGACGCCAGGAAAAACGAGGCATCGACTGGAGTCAGTCAATGGAGAAAAAGTTTGTTGGTTTTGTAGCAGGCATGTTACTCACGGCGCCCATATTTATGCTAAAAAAGTGGCTGCCTGCCGGCATAATGACAATTGTGGCGCGTCCTGCTTTATGA
- the alaS gene encoding alanine--tRNA ligase, with product MMKANDIRQAFKDFFASKQHEIVDSAPMVVKNDPTLMFVNAGMNQFKDQFLGQKEVRFPRVANSQKCLRVSGKHNDLEEVGHDTYHHTMFEMLGNWSFGDYFKKEAIDWAWELLTDVFKISPERLYATVFEGDSEDDLPRDDEAAKFWNAYLPEGRILNGSKKDNFWEMGATGPCGPCSEIHIDLRSEEERKVTDAVELINQDHPQVIEIWNLVFMQFNRLDSGELKPLPAKHVDTGMGFERLCMALQDKTSNYDTDVFQPIIQEIASISGKTYGKDEKTDIAMRVVADHLRAVAFAIADGQLPSNNKAGYVIRRILRRAIRYAYTFLGQSEPFISKLVKIVVQEMGDAFTELKKQEDIVTKVIHEEESTFLRTLETGISLLDKKMKKLKQNGSNVLDGKSVFELYDTYGFPTDLTALIAKENGYTIDEKGFEAEMKEQKDRSRSASKMETKDWTILNPSTDVTFKGYESTSIKSHLLRYRKIKAKGKDLYQLVFAETPFYAESGGQVGDTGYIEIDGQKISIIDTQSENNLTMHFTKELPENTEAEMTLVVSESKRRQTEANHTATHLLHYALRKVLGEHVEQKGSLVEADRFRFDFAHFEKMTREQIEEVEDIVNSLIQQDIPLNEQRNVEMKKAEEMGAMALFGEKYGDRVRVIQFGDSVELCGGTHVSATGKIGLLIVTVETAIAAGIRRIEAITGKKALEMVRKQQHELAAIGALFNNQKNLAGAVEKLQEEHTQMQKALEEYAKEKAMSVKNDLLKQKEQINDINVIAAKVDVDNAGHLKDLSFQLKNEVDNLFLVLGSAINGKANLSIMISENLVKEKDLHAGNIIREAAKEMKGGGGGQPFFASAGGKDPEGIQNAIDKALTYVK from the coding sequence ATGATGAAGGCAAATGATATAAGACAGGCATTTAAGGACTTTTTCGCATCGAAACAGCACGAAATTGTTGACTCAGCGCCTATGGTAGTGAAAAATGATCCTACTTTAATGTTTGTAAATGCTGGCATGAATCAATTCAAAGATCAATTCCTTGGTCAAAAAGAGGTAAGATTTCCAAGGGTAGCCAACAGTCAGAAATGCTTGCGTGTATCAGGAAAACACAACGACCTGGAGGAAGTAGGTCACGATACATATCACCATACCATGTTTGAAATGTTGGGCAACTGGTCTTTTGGAGATTACTTCAAAAAAGAGGCAATTGACTGGGCCTGGGAATTACTTACCGACGTGTTTAAAATATCCCCTGAGCGGCTTTATGCCACAGTTTTTGAGGGCGATTCGGAAGATGATCTGCCCCGGGACGATGAAGCGGCAAAATTCTGGAACGCTTATTTGCCGGAGGGACGGATTCTAAATGGCTCGAAAAAAGACAACTTCTGGGAAATGGGGGCCACAGGTCCATGCGGCCCATGTTCCGAAATACATATTGACCTGCGCAGCGAAGAAGAACGCAAGGTTACAGATGCTGTAGAATTAATCAACCAGGATCATCCACAGGTAATTGAAATATGGAACCTTGTGTTCATGCAGTTTAACCGCCTGGACAGTGGCGAACTAAAACCACTACCCGCAAAGCACGTAGATACCGGTATGGGCTTCGAGCGCCTGTGCATGGCTTTGCAGGACAAAACATCGAACTACGATACAGATGTTTTCCAGCCCATCATTCAGGAAATTGCCAGTATATCAGGTAAAACTTACGGTAAAGATGAAAAAACCGACATTGCTATGCGTGTGGTAGCAGATCACCTGCGAGCTGTAGCATTTGCAATTGCCGACGGACAATTGCCATCGAACAATAAAGCGGGATATGTAATTCGTCGCATACTTCGCCGTGCCATACGCTACGCATATACATTCCTTGGACAAAGCGAGCCTTTCATCAGCAAACTTGTAAAAATAGTGGTACAGGAAATGGGTGATGCCTTCACTGAACTTAAAAAACAGGAAGATATCGTTACCAAAGTTATACATGAAGAAGAGAGCACGTTTTTGCGCACACTGGAAACCGGCATCAGTTTGCTCGACAAAAAAATGAAAAAACTCAAGCAAAATGGCTCCAATGTATTAGATGGCAAATCGGTTTTTGAGCTATACGATACTTATGGTTTCCCCACAGACCTTACAGCGCTTATTGCTAAGGAAAATGGCTACACCATTGATGAAAAAGGCTTCGAGGCAGAAATGAAGGAACAAAAAGATCGCTCGCGCTCGGCCTCGAAGATGGAAACCAAAGACTGGACAATTCTAAACCCGTCGACAGACGTAACCTTCAAAGGGTATGAATCAACAAGCATTAAAAGTCACCTGTTAAGGTACCGGAAGATTAAAGCCAAAGGTAAAGACCTGTACCAACTTGTTTTTGCCGAAACTCCATTTTATGCAGAATCCGGTGGTCAGGTGGGTGACACAGGTTATATTGAAATTGATGGACAAAAAATTTCGATCATCGATACCCAATCGGAAAACAACCTGACTATGCACTTTACCAAAGAACTGCCTGAAAATACCGAAGCAGAAATGACCCTGGTAGTCAGCGAATCGAAACGTCGCCAAACAGAAGCAAATCACACTGCAACACATCTGCTCCATTATGCTTTGCGCAAAGTTCTTGGTGAACATGTAGAACAAAAAGGGTCCCTTGTAGAAGCCGATCGCTTCCGCTTTGACTTTGCACACTTTGAAAAAATGACCCGTGAGCAGATTGAGGAAGTTGAAGACATAGTAAATAGTCTTATTCAACAGGATATTCCGCTAAATGAGCAGAGGAATGTGGAAATGAAAAAGGCAGAAGAGATGGGTGCCATGGCGCTATTTGGAGAGAAATATGGCGACCGGGTACGTGTTATTCAGTTTGGCGATTCAGTTGAATTGTGCGGTGGCACGCACGTTTCAGCCACCGGAAAAATCGGGTTACTAATTGTTACTGTCGAAACAGCCATTGCAGCAGGTATACGGCGTATTGAAGCCATTACAGGTAAAAAAGCACTGGAAATGGTGCGTAAGCAACAACACGAACTGGCCGCTATTGGTGCACTATTTAACAACCAAAAGAACCTGGCCGGAGCTGTTGAAAAACTTCAGGAAGAGCACACTCAAATGCAAAAAGCGCTTGAAGAGTATGCCAAAGAAAAAGCCATGTCTGTAAAGAATGACCTGCTAAAGCAAAAAGAACAGATAAACGACATCAATGTTATTGCAGCCAAAGTTGACGTTGATAATGCAGGTCACCTAAAAGACTTAAGTTTTCAGCTGAAAAATGAGGTAGATAATCTGTTTTTAGTACTTGGATCGGCAATAAATGGAAAAGCCAATTTGAGCATAATGATATCAGAAAACCTTGTGAAAGAGAAAGACCTGCACGCCGGCAATATCATTCGCGAAGCTGCGAAAGAGATGAAAGGTGGCGGTGGTGGCCAGCCATTCTTTGCCTCAGCCGGAGGAAAAGATCCTGAAGGAATCCAGAATGCCATTGACAAGGCGCTGACATACGTCAAATAA
- a CDS encoding M23 family metallopeptidase, whose amino-acid sequence MPKSRYRFNPETLHYEKIELTLKERIVRALPRVFAVMIITSFIIFLLSDFIDTPQELQLKRENSQLRFHYEMLNKRMNEAEQALSDIQRRDENIYRIIFEAEPLADEYRNPGVGGINKYKNIDLDLIAETSKRLDALSRSMVSQSMSYDDIIELAQMKKKFFRSVPAISPVSDRNFKRFASGFGYRIHPIYKTRKMHTGIDLSAPRGTKVYATGDGKVVKAGKSSGGYGKVIIIDHGFGYKSLYAHMHTVDVKRNQEVKRGEFIGTIGNTGRSIAPHLHYEVRYNDKPVDPVNYYFNDLTPEEYEQMLIISSRPNQSFD is encoded by the coding sequence ATGCCAAAGTCCAGATATCGCTTTAATCCGGAAACACTTCATTACGAAAAAATTGAGCTTACGCTCAAGGAACGTATTGTTAGAGCACTTCCACGGGTTTTTGCAGTTATGATTATCACTTCTTTTATCATTTTTCTGTTATCAGACTTTATTGACACACCCCAGGAGTTGCAGCTCAAAAGAGAAAATAGTCAGCTTCGGTTTCATTATGAGATGCTCAATAAACGTATGAATGAAGCCGAGCAGGCACTTTCAGATATTCAGAGAAGAGATGAAAATATTTATCGAATAATATTTGAGGCGGAACCACTTGCTGATGAATACCGCAATCCCGGAGTAGGGGGGATAAATAAATATAAAAACATAGACCTTGACCTGATTGCTGAAACGTCTAAAAGGTTGGATGCACTCTCAAGAAGTATGGTTAGTCAATCGATGTCTTATGATGATATTATTGAGCTTGCACAAATGAAGAAAAAGTTCTTCAGATCGGTACCGGCCATTAGTCCTGTATCTGACAGGAATTTCAAACGCTTTGCCTCAGGATTTGGATATCGTATCCATCCAATTTATAAAACCCGTAAAATGCATACTGGCATTGACCTCTCTGCCCCTCGAGGTACAAAAGTATATGCCACAGGCGACGGTAAAGTGGTAAAAGCCGGCAAATCGAGTGGGGGATATGGTAAGGTTATTATCATCGATCATGGATTTGGGTATAAAAGTCTTTATGCACACATGCACACAGTTGATGTGAAGCGAAACCAGGAAGTTAAACGTGGAGAATTTATCGGTACCATCGGGAATACCGGCCGTAGTATTGCACCACATTTACATTATGAAGTAAGGTACAACGATAAACCGGTAGATCCTGTCAACTATTATTTTAATGACCTTACGCCTGAAGAGTATGAGCAAATGCTCATCATATCATCACGTCCAAATCAGAGTTTTGATTAA
- a CDS encoding CapA family protein: MKRLLFLSLLFSISVFSLVAQKDTVEIAAVGDIMLGTDFPEKKYLPPTHKADILLEPLTPFIDSSDIAFANLEGAFNDGAELVKRCNDPSVCYAFRTPQQYFSVVAKSGLNLFSLANNHMFDFGMPAVDSTLVLIDSAKAYAAGIYKRPNAIFMRDSITYGFTAFSPNKGTNDFHDTARLVRMVKALADTADIVIVSFHMGAEGSKHQHITRKKEMYYGENRGNPYQMARLVIDAGADLVLGHGPHVPRAFDLHNDRFIAYSLGNFCTYSRMNLDGPNGLAPLVKIRTDREGRFIDGQIVSFKQYYGKGIVLDKMHRAAKKIQSLTQTDIPECVLRFEKNGYFSK; the protein is encoded by the coding sequence ATGAAACGATTACTTTTCCTTTCACTTTTATTTTCAATTTCAGTTTTCAGCTTAGTGGCACAAAAAGACACTGTAGAAATTGCAGCAGTAGGTGATATTATGCTGGGAACAGATTTCCCCGAGAAAAAATACTTGCCCCCCACGCACAAAGCAGATATTTTACTGGAACCGTTGACCCCGTTTATCGATTCTTCTGATATAGCTTTTGCAAACCTTGAAGGGGCTTTTAATGATGGTGCCGAACTTGTGAAGCGATGTAACGACCCATCGGTTTGTTATGCCTTTCGTACACCACAACAATATTTTTCGGTTGTAGCAAAAAGCGGACTGAACCTGTTTAGCCTTGCCAATAATCATATGTTTGATTTTGGAATGCCTGCTGTAGACTCAACTTTGGTTTTAATAGATAGTGCAAAGGCATATGCTGCCGGTATTTATAAAAGACCAAATGCTATTTTTATGCGCGATAGCATTACCTATGGATTTACAGCCTTTTCTCCCAATAAAGGGACCAACGATTTTCATGATACCGCCAGGCTGGTGCGTATGGTAAAAGCCCTGGCCGATACAGCCGATATTGTGATCGTATCTTTTCATATGGGAGCAGAAGGCAGCAAACACCAGCATATTACGCGTAAGAAGGAGATGTATTACGGTGAAAACAGGGGAAATCCTTATCAAATGGCCCGGCTTGTAATTGATGCCGGAGCAGATTTGGTGCTTGGGCATGGTCCGCATGTGCCACGTGCATTCGATTTACACAACGACCGTTTTATAGCTTACAGCCTTGGTAATTTTTGCACATACAGCCGCATGAACCTCGATGGCCCGAATGGTCTTGCACCACTTGTGAAAATTAGAACTGACCGCGAAGGCCGGTTTATCGACGGACAAATAGTTTCTTTTAAACAATATTACGGGAAAGGCATTGTGTTGGATAAAATGCATCGTGCAGCCAAAAAAATTCAATCGTTGACCCAGACCGATATCCCCGAATGTGTGCTGCGTTTCGAAAAAAATGGTTACTTTAGTAAATAA